A part of Actinomycetota bacterium genomic DNA contains:
- the dnaN gene encoding DNA polymerase III subunit beta, with protein sequence MRFTVARGELLESLSAASRGLSSRSTLPILSGILVSSKGSEVVFQATDLEISVRSSVAANVEKEGQAVLPGKLISDIVRSLPEAAVTVFLEGDTASIACGQSSFTVKTLPADDFPKFPEVSADTQIDVPTKVLSSVASRVSRAVSRDETRPVLTGVLVVVDGPSLRMVATDSYRLAVKEIILEKSGPTLEVVIPGKALDEVSRLSAGTESVHIGVAENQVSFSFGTTVFVTRRIEGTFPNYKQLIPKETETTVLVGREDLYAAVKRVSLLAQQNTPLRLSVSAEDQTLSLSATTQDIGDASEDLMVSASGPDVEIAFNHAFLADGLNSTDSESVSVEIVSPLKPGVIRAKEDEGFLYLLMPVRLG encoded by the coding sequence ATGAGATTTACGGTCGCGCGGGGCGAACTTCTGGAATCCTTGTCGGCAGCAAGTAGAGGTCTATCCTCTCGCTCCACGCTTCCCATCCTCTCTGGAATCCTTGTTTCGTCAAAAGGGAGTGAGGTTGTGTTTCAGGCAACAGACCTGGAGATATCAGTCCGGAGTTCTGTTGCGGCGAACGTTGAGAAGGAGGGACAGGCAGTCCTCCCCGGGAAACTCATCTCAGATATCGTGAGATCCCTTCCGGAAGCTGCTGTCACGGTATTCCTTGAAGGGGATACTGCTTCGATAGCCTGCGGGCAGTCTTCCTTCACGGTGAAGACCCTGCCTGCCGATGATTTTCCGAAGTTTCCCGAGGTGTCAGCTGACACACAGATCGACGTCCCAACAAAAGTTCTGTCATCGGTAGCCTCTCGAGTATCCAGGGCGGTTTCAAGAGACGAGACCCGCCCTGTCCTGACGGGAGTCCTGGTTGTCGTTGATGGGCCATCGCTACGGATGGTGGCGACGGATTCTTATCGTTTAGCCGTGAAGGAAATCATCCTTGAGAAGAGCGGACCCACACTGGAGGTTGTGATTCCCGGGAAAGCACTTGATGAAGTGTCTCGCCTTTCGGCGGGAACAGAGAGCGTTCATATAGGGGTGGCAGAGAACCAGGTCTCCTTCTCCTTCGGAACAACCGTCTTTGTGACCAGAAGAATCGAAGGTACCTTCCCAAACTACAAGCAGCTGATCCCCAAAGAGACCGAAACAACGGTGCTTGTCGGGAGAGAAGACCTCTACGCCGCTGTGAAGAGAGTCTCTCTCCTGGCCCAACAGAACACGCCCTTGCGCCTGAGTGTGAGCGCCGAGGACCAGACACTCAGCCTCTCTGCCACGACCCAGGACATCGGAGACGCCTCGGAAGACCTCATGGTGTCTGCCTCCGGGCCCGATGTCGAGATAGCCTTCAACCACGCATTCCTCGCCGACGGGCTGAACTCGACCGACTCAGAGAGCGTCTCGGTGGAGATAGTGAGCCCCCTCAAGCCTGGAGTAATAAGGGCCAAGGAAGACGAGGGGTTCTTGTACCTGCTGATGCCGGTCCGCCTCGGGTGA
- the recF gene encoding DNA replication and repair protein RecF (All proteins in this family for which functions are known are DNA-binding proteins that assist the filamentation of RecA onto DNA for the initiation of recombination or recombinational repair.): MGLTVTRLTLSDFRNYEYKRLGLSGNLTILVGPNATGKTSMIEALQLLTSGRSFRKPATIDLVRRGAAEARVTLEASQGSRRAETELRVTADGVRSYLLNGKSVRGRREIAGTLPSVVFTPDDISVVKGPSDGRRATVDTLGEQLSRTYGALRREYERALRHRNALLKEGRSSASLEVWSETLADLGASLSHHRARLLERVESVARGVYETVSSGEELSVRYEMPWLPPGQGNSDKKAVKEALLGELRRRAEEEVRRGMTLSGPHRDDIVFQVDGSEARAFASQGQQRSIVLAWKIAEVSVIEEVTGETPLLLLDDVMSELDGSRREALAALVGGHTQTVVTTANLQYFSSELLESAEVVMLP; the protein is encoded by the coding sequence GTGGGGCTCACCGTCACAAGACTGACTCTGTCGGATTTCAGAAACTACGAGTACAAGAGACTCGGCCTTTCCGGGAATCTCACGATTCTTGTCGGTCCCAACGCAACCGGGAAGACCTCCATGATAGAGGCCCTCCAGCTCCTAACGTCCGGGAGGTCGTTTCGCAAACCGGCCACGATCGACCTGGTGAGAAGAGGGGCGGCAGAGGCGCGTGTGACTCTCGAAGCCAGCCAGGGCTCAAGGCGCGCTGAGACGGAACTCCGCGTGACCGCCGACGGAGTCCGGAGCTACCTCCTCAATGGCAAGAGCGTCCGCGGGAGGAGAGAGATCGCAGGTACCCTGCCCTCCGTGGTGTTCACGCCGGACGACATTTCGGTCGTCAAGGGGCCGTCAGACGGGAGAAGGGCCACGGTCGACACCCTCGGAGAACAACTCTCCAGGACATACGGCGCACTCCGGCGAGAGTATGAGCGGGCGCTTAGACACCGGAACGCGCTTCTCAAAGAGGGAAGGAGCAGCGCCTCTCTCGAGGTATGGAGCGAAACGCTGGCGGATCTCGGTGCGAGTCTGTCACACCACCGGGCCCGGTTGTTGGAGCGGGTGGAAAGCGTGGCGCGGGGGGTGTACGAGACGGTGTCGTCCGGCGAGGAGCTGTCAGTCCGCTATGAGATGCCATGGCTTCCCCCGGGCCAAGGAAACAGCGACAAGAAGGCGGTCAAGGAGGCGCTCCTTGGCGAACTTAGAAGAAGAGCCGAGGAGGAGGTGCGGCGGGGAATGACCCTTTCGGGACCCCATCGGGACGACATCGTCTTCCAGGTAGACGGGAGTGAAGCAAGGGCGTTCGCGTCGCAGGGGCAGCAGCGGTCAATCGTGCTGGCGTGGAAGATAGCCGAGGTTTCGGTGATAGAGGAGGTGACGGGTGAGACGCCGCTTCTCCTGCTCGATGATGTCATGTCAGAACTCGACGGGTCCCGGAGAGAGGCCCTGGCGGCCCTGGTAGGAGGACACACCCAGACCGTGGTGACGACGGCAAACCTCCAGTACTTCTCTTCCGAGCTCCTTGAATCAGCCGAAGTGGTGATGTTGCCGTGA
- a CDS encoding DUF721 domain-containing protein — MRRHGKEVVLGGGLRDAVRRLGGTDRVQEADLARIWVHVVGDDIARHTHILGSRKGELLVGVDSPVWATELSALSERFRTALNSEIGQETVKEMRFTVSKSVGMEREREKDEGMASQGWTQKVDPIPLSEEERAGIKRAFEGVSDDSLREAAVRAAVRGLEWKRGEEAPNGPHEAPGGSTEHE, encoded by the coding sequence GTGAGGCGCCATGGAAAGGAAGTTGTCCTTGGCGGAGGGCTCAGGGACGCGGTTCGGCGTCTCGGGGGAACAGACCGCGTCCAAGAGGCCGACCTCGCGCGCATCTGGGTGCATGTCGTGGGGGATGATATCGCGAGGCACACCCACATTCTCGGATCACGCAAAGGGGAGCTTCTGGTTGGCGTAGATTCTCCGGTATGGGCGACCGAGCTGTCGGCACTCTCAGAGAGGTTTCGAACCGCACTCAATTCAGAGATTGGTCAGGAGACGGTCAAGGAGATGCGATTCACTGTCTCCAAGAGCGTGGGTATGGAGCGCGAGAGGGAAAAGGACGAGGGTATGGCGTCCCAAGGATGGACCCAGAAGGTAGACCCGATCCCTCTCAGTGAAGAAGAGAGGGCGGGAATCAAGAGAGCATTCGAAGGGGTCTCTGACGACAGCCTGCGGGAAGCCGCCGTCCGTGCCGCCGTCAGGGGTCTGGAATGGAAAAGGGGCGAAGAGGCCCCCAACGGCCCGCACGAAGCGCCTGGTGGCTCGACAGAGCACGAATAG